In Aquincola tertiaricarbonis, the genomic stretch GGGCGGTCAGGGCCAGGCGGGTGCCCACCGGGGCGCGGACCACCCATTCGGCCACGGCGCGGTCGGCCGTCAGCTCACGGTTGGGCAGGAAGGCCTGTTGCGAGACCTTGGGCGCATGGCCTTCCAGCTGCGGGCCCTCGAAGCGTTCCTTGCCGCTGACCAGCGACACCTCGGCCGCATCGGGCAGATGGATCTCGAACACCACGCCACGCACCGTCTTGCGCTGCAGCGCCCGGCGGCTGACGTAACTGGGCAGCCAGCCGGCGTTGGTGACGGCGAAGCGCACCCGCCAGGTGTCCGGGCCCAGCGCCCGCACCTCGGTGCGCAGCATCTCCAGCTTGGGCAGGCTCAGCGCCAGCTGGGTCATCCAGGCCGGGAAGCGCGCCACCTCACGCTCACGCAGGTGCGGCGGCGGGTTGCGCCAGAAGTTCATGCGGTCCCAGCCGCCGATCTCCACCGCGCCCAGCTGCGGATGCTGGAAAGGCTTCCAGTCCACATGGGCCAGGCCGCCGCACTGCTCGTCGCTCCACTTCAGCAGCTTGAGGTCGTCCTCGGCCGGGTGCTCGCGGTACCAGTCGATCCACTTGTAGCCGGTGATGCCGGCCTCGCGGTTGGGCGCCCACAGCTCCACCGTCCAGAACAGCGCGCCCAGGTGCTCGTACAACCAGTCCTGGGTGCCGCTGATGTGCTCCTTCGGGTGGTACTTGAACTCGTGGTGGATGCTCACGCAGGGGTAGCCGGTGAGCTTCTCGCCGATGCCCGAGAGCTTGCGGTACAGCCACAGGTCCTCGGGGATCATGTCGTCGTCGCTGCCACTGCCCAGCGGCCGCAGGATGACGCCGCTGTGCGTGTGGTAGCTGATGCCGCCGCCGATGTTGGGGTGGGACACGATGAAGTCCACCATCGCCCGCACCTCGGGCTCGCTGGTGGGGTAAGGGCCGGCGCCGGCCTGCTCGAACTCCTGCCGCCAGCCGCTGGGAAAGTTGCGGTTGAGGTCCAGGCCTTCGGGGTCGCGGTTCAGGCTGGCCTGCAGACCGTCGTAGTTCTTCAGCGTGCCTTCGGGCAGCAGGCGGAAGTACTCGCCGCCGAACTCGCCGGGCTCGCGTGCGATCAGCAGGCGCGGCTCGTCGGGGTGGCGCTTCCACGGCCCGTTGGGATCGCCGATGCGCATGCTGAGGATGCGGCCGTCGCCGTCCACGTCCTCCAGCGTCAGGCCTTCCACCGGCTCTTCGTCGTAGGGGTAGCGGCGCACCGAGGAGCGGATGTGCCGCGGCCGGTCGGCCAGCGCCAGCTCGGCACCGTCGGGGTTGAGCCGCGGGCACAGGTAGATGCAGCGGGTGTCCAGCAGCCGGGTCACTTCGCGGTCTTCACCGTAGCGGCTGAGCAGCTGGTGCAGGTAGTACAGGCACGCGGTGCTGGCCGTCAGCTCGGCGGCGTGGATGTTGCCGTCGACCCAGAAGGCGGGCTTGTCGGTGTCGTCGCCAGTGGCGGCGTTCGTGACGGCCAGCAGCCAGATGTCGCGGCCCTCGAAGCTGCGGCCGATGCTGCGCAGCTGCACCAGGTGCGGCCGCGCGGCGGCGTAGGCCTGCAGCAGCGCGGTCAAGGCGTCGTAGCGCAGGAACTGGTCGAAGGCGGGGCTGGGCAGGGCTGCGGCAGGGTCGGTCATGGTGGCGGTGTGTGGAAGGGCCGCGGTGGACGCTGGCAGGCTCAGGCTGTCTTCACCCGGCGGGAGGAGGAAGTGCCGCGGTGGCGCTTGGCGGGCAGGCTGCGCAGCGCGGTCACGCGGCGCCAGCCTGGCCGCTGCAACAGCACGGTCAGCCCGAACAGCAAGCCGCAGGCCGCGACGTAACGTTCGATCAGCGCGCTGCCGCCGGCGTAGTGCTCGCGGTCGGCCGACAGCAGGAA encodes the following:
- a CDS encoding M14 family metallopeptidase — its product is MTDPAAALPSPAFDQFLRYDALTALLQAYAAARPHLVQLRSIGRSFEGRDIWLLAVTNAATGDDTDKPAFWVDGNIHAAELTASTACLYYLHQLLSRYGEDREVTRLLDTRCIYLCPRLNPDGAELALADRPRHIRSSVRRYPYDEEPVEGLTLEDVDGDGRILSMRIGDPNGPWKRHPDEPRLLIAREPGEFGGEYFRLLPEGTLKNYDGLQASLNRDPEGLDLNRNFPSGWRQEFEQAGAGPYPTSEPEVRAMVDFIVSHPNIGGGISYHTHSGVILRPLGSGSDDDMIPEDLWLYRKLSGIGEKLTGYPCVSIHHEFKYHPKEHISGTQDWLYEHLGALFWTVELWAPNREAGITGYKWIDWYREHPAEDDLKLLKWSDEQCGGLAHVDWKPFQHPQLGAVEIGGWDRMNFWRNPPPHLREREVARFPAWMTQLALSLPKLEMLRTEVRALGPDTWRVRFAVTNAGWLPSYVSRRALQRKTVRGVVFEIHLPDAAEVSLVSGKERFEGPQLEGHAPKVSQQAFLPNRELTADRAVAEWVVRAPVGTRLALTARADRAGTVRTEVSLD